In Cheilinus undulatus linkage group 16, ASM1832078v1, whole genome shotgun sequence, one DNA window encodes the following:
- the LOC121524582 gene encoding zinc finger protein 182-like, which translates to MSETQQLNKEEGTLEQQERSPSMDQKDWDPPHIKEEELWISLDGEEADPTKFPFIPFPEKLQWGFGVDQRDTEPPHIKVEEQLQGLEDADTTHFPFTPVSLKSEDDEEKPQTSHLHQRQRGEEKRADGEAEKDSESDDVTEESSDSEAEACDDDQKDPDGKPFHCSVCGSGFSHRRSLNVHMRNHKRVKVFCCYICKKAFSQKSGRGKHMKTHAGEWPFECQYCSRTFHHKGSLRRHMMLHPGWKPYPCSSCGDKFRSKKQLKIHHCTWKTSHPTMKRETEECDAMFADNNLLVTHMKMHKSKKLFICTVCGHRSPSKTHLEVHMRTHTGEKPYSCPFCDKRFSQSGLMRQHMAVHLGEQPYRCSDCGRKFFWQYQMKNHKCSRTPFYRRFYDQSYKKSELANSNLDAEDPDNTDADFWKGTRKYHSGFTYQRHKKVSVNSGSNVREENFGGSSDMAKNELKKQNTVDIDLGNRFKQSNSGLKFLKREDSFTGNRTSSASVSASKNTDSLHTNKKCDKTEQPFSCPYCGEGFTTGGCFTKHIHVHTGEKPLRCVVCEEIFTKESELLSHVCVGESLEPYQSGTEGESPAKKSFKCSFCAEEFGCKDDLLVHMRVHTQEKLFNCSVCSQRFPKQEDLSFHSPCHTVEKPFCCSVCNKDITYDSLIEHMRIHSRQTQLSLSVCDMEVHRAEQIHRDCDETIFGSDGIEEHESGKAPSDPERHLQPETWEETKDSSEDKETEEHLPGFTSLKTAAIFNSHKDFFSPHRYPVLKIHRYIPTGEELLHGSDRGSLGPDVKADNGIRRRVKQENTEPPCIKEELEEVQISPPDATLNLVSVKTEDDEEKPQTSQPHQKHDEEMETVFGCKGLSESGSFSVSAHPEVKTEDSCDTDDSDFWKETRRPDPGSNSANKTSVCSDGKDSGSESDFWEERKKKLPSDSNSVKNDVSSSDEKSHTQKKTHSCATCGKSFDAVRYLNNHMRSHQERKAFICPVCGLKCLFKSRLRMHMLTHSGEKPFSCPVCGKRYAQKAGMNAHLETHSEEKKHRCDVCGLNFAWFTELKYHRCVRKSSGENPAWTKTMSPLSA; encoded by the coding sequence agaaacctcagACCTCTCATCTtcatcagagacagagaggagaggagaaaagagcTGATGGAGAGGCAGAGAAAGACTCTGAGTCAGATGATGTGACCGAGGAGTCCTCTGACTCTGAGGCTGAAGCCTGCGATGATGACCAGAAGGATCCTGATGGGAAACCGTTCCACTGCTCTGTGTGTGGGAGCGGTTTCAGCCATAGAAGAAGTCTGAATGTTCACATGAGAAACCACAAAAGAGTCAAAGTTTTTTGTTGCTATATTTGTAAAAAAGCTTTTTCTCAGAAGTCAGGGCGGGGCAAGCACATGAAAACTCACGCTGGAGAGTGGCCATTCGAGTGCCAGTACTGTAGCAGAACATTTCATCACAAAGGATCTTTAAGACGTCACATGATGCTCCATCCTGGGTGGAAACCGTATCCCTGCAGTAGCTGTGGAGACAAATTCAGATCAAAGAAACAGCTTAAAATCCACCATTGTACATGGAAGACATCCCACCCTACCatgaagagagagacagaagaatGTGATGCAATGTTTGCTGACAACAACCTGCTGGTGACCCACATGAAGATGCACAAGAGCAAGAAGCTGTTCATCTGCACAGTTTGTGGCCACAGATCGCCCTCTAAAACTCACCTGGAGGTACACATGAGAACGCATACTGGAGAGAAACCATACAGCTGCCCCTTTTGTGACAAAAGATTCTCACAGAGCGGACTCATGAGGCAGCACATGGCCGTCCACCTGGGGGAGCAACCCTACCGCTGCTCTGActgtgggagaaagttcttctGGCAGTATCAGATGAAGAATCACAAGTGCAGCAGAACGCCCTTCTACAGAAGATTTTATGATCAGAGCTATAAAAAATCAGAACTTGCAAACTCAAACCTGGATGCAGAAGATCCTGACAACACTGACGCTGATTTTTGGAAAGGAACAAGAAAATATCACTCAGGTTTTACGTatcagagacataaaaaagtctCCGTTAACAGTGGGAGTAATGTTAGAGAGGAGAACTTTGGTGGTTCTTCTGATATGGCCAAAAATGAACTAAAGAAGCAGAACACTGTTGACATTGATTTAGGCAATCGATTTAAGCAATCTAACTCTGGCCTGAAGTTTCTGAAAAGGGAGGATTCTTTTACTGGTAACAGGACTTCCTCAGCCAGCGTTTCTGCATCTAAAAACACCGACTCTCTGCACACGAACAAGAAGTGTGACAAAACTGAGCAACCGTTTAGCTGTCCATACTGTGGGGAAGGATTCACAACAGGAGGATGCTTTACAAAACACATCCATGTCCACACGGGAGAGAAACCACTCAGGTGTGTTGTTTGTGAGGAAATATTTACTAAGGAGTCTGAGTTACTCAGTCACGTTTGTGTTGGAGAATCTTTAGAGCCTTATCAGAGCGGGACTGAAGGAGAGAGTCCAGCCAAGAAATCCTTCAAGTGCTCATTTTGTGCCGAAGAGTTTGGCTGTAAGGACGATCTGCTGGTGCACATGAGAGTTCATACTCAGGAGAAACTATTCAACTGCTCAGTTTGCAGTCAAAGGTTTCCTAAGCAGGAGGATTTAAGTTTTCATTCCCCATGTCACACTGTGGAGAAACCTTTCTGCTGCTCCGTGTGTAACAAAGACATCACTTACGACTCTTTGATTGAACACATGAGAATCCACAGCAGACAAACGCAGCTCAGCCTCTCAGTCTGTGACATGGAGGTCCACAGAGCTGAGCAGATCCACAGAGACTGTGACGAGACGATCTTTGGTTCTGATGGAATAGAAGAACATGAGTCAGGCAAAGCACCTTCAGATCCAGAGAGACATTTACAACCAGAGACTTGGGAGGAAACTAAAGACTCTTCAGAAGATAAGGAGACAGAAGAACACCTGCCAGGTTTTACCTCTCTCAAGACAGCAGCAATATTTAACTCGCACAAAGACTTCTTCTCTCCACACAGATATCCTGTCCTGAAGATCCACAGATACATTCCCACAGGAGAGGAACTCCTCCATGGATCTGACAGAGGAAGTCTGGGCCCAGATGTGAAGGCTGACAACGGGATAAGGAGACgagtaaaacaggaaaatactgAGCCTCCAtgtataaaggaggagctggaggaggtcCAGATCAGTCCGCCTGATGCCACCCTCAATCTAGTCTCTGTGAAGACTGAAGATGATGAGGAGAAACCTCAGACCTCACAGCCTCATCAGAAACATGATGAAGAGATGGAAACAGTCTTTGGTTGTAAAGGTCTCTCCGAATCTGggtctttctctgtctctgctcaTCCTGAGGTCAAAACTGAAGACTCCTGTGACACTGATGACAGTGATTTTTGGAAAGAGACCAGAAGACCAGATCCAGGGTCTAACTCTGCCAATAAAACCTCAGTCTGCTCAGACGGTAAAGATTCAGGATCTGAGAGTGATTTTtgggaagaaagaaagaagaagctgccatcagattcaaaCTCTGTGAAGAACGATGTCTCTTCCTCAGATGAGAAGAGTCACACTCAGAAGAAAACACACAGCTGCGCCACCTGTGGGAAAAGTTTTGATGCAGTCAGGTATTTGAACAACCACATGAGGTCTCATCAAGAACGGAAAGCCTTTATTTGCCCTGTCTGTGGTCTAAAATGTCTCTTCAAGTCCCGCTTGAGGATGCACATGTTGACACattcaggagagaaaccattcagTTGTCCCGTGTGTGGGAAAAGATACGCCCAAAAGGCAGGTATGAATGCCCACCTGGAGACCCACAGTGAGGAGAAGAAACACAGGTGTGACGTCTGCGGCCTGAACTTTGCTTGGTTTACTGAGCTCAAATACCATCGGTGTGTCAGGAAGTCCTCAGGGGAAAACCCCGCCTGGACCAAGACCATGTCCCCTCTGTCAGCATAA
- the LOC121523783 gene encoding zinc finger and SCAN domain-containing protein 2-like: MCGLQLLRESVRERMMSAAEAFLLQLEKGAAEAAGVPALRALLTERLTAAAEEIVALLEETVAEYEERVQRSEREICRQRRLLDAVMRIHRADDHQPLESRGDVPQEDTEAPPIKEEQDELWSSPADGTKFPFSPVLVKSEDDDDDEEKLQSAQLYQRQSEEESGADGEDCGGAGLERDSGSEGHLPPKTQVKTKVSSRSETADGADDWISTRQPESNSNSVTDEGGGTPEEPLVCFREAESDGDSDPTTCLGPVSEENSMDSAETDDSDLKWTQTSGQSGSDGQKHSEAAESDLGSPEKERPFPCSYCGKRFSLKGNLNRHIRDHTGERPFPCSSCEKSFKDSGSLTAHMRCHTGEQPYSCLFCGKNFSGRGNMTRHMRIHTGEKPFTCTLCSKSFHVKEHLNRHIKYHTGEKPFSCSVCGKGCAQKTDLKKHMRVHTGEKPFSCPFCGKCCAEKGDLTKHMRVHTGEKPFSCNICGKSCAQKGSLKIHMRVHTGEKPFSCLVCGKRFTVTGHLKRHMKLHMAADGQEAEPTETEPTKGQQEVGSVDLIKT, from the exons ATGTGCGGGCTGCAGCTGCTCCGGGAGTCGGTCCGTGAGCGGATGATGTCCGCCGCGGAAGCCTTCCTGCTGCAGCTGGAAAAAGGAGCAGCAGAGGCGGCTGGAGTCCCGGCGCTGAGGGCGCTGCTCACCGAGCGGCTAACGGCGGCGGCGGAGGAGATCGTGGCTCTGCTGGAGGAGACCGTGGCGGAGTACGAGGAGCGCGTGCAGCGCTCAGAGCGGGAAATCTGCCGCCAGAGGAGGCTGCTGGATGCCGTGATGAGGATCCACAGAGCAG ATGACCATCAGCCGTTGGAGAGTAGAGGCGACGTTCCCCAGGAGGACACCGAGGCCCCGCCCATTAAAGAGGAGCAGGACGAACTGTGGAGCAGTCCAGCTGACGGGACTAAGTTCCCTTTCAGTCCTGTTCTTGTGAagagtgaagatgatgatgatgatgaagagaaacTCCAGTCTGCACAGCTTTATCAGAGACAAAGTGAAGAGGAGtcaggagctgatggagaggactgtggaggagcAGGACTGGAGAGGGACTCTGGTTCAGAGGGACATTTACCACCAAAGACTCAGGTCAAGACTAAAGTCTCCTCTAGGAGTGAGACTGCAGACGGAGCTGATGACTGGATCAGTACCAGACAGCCTGAGTCTaacagtaactctgtgactgatgaAGGAGGGGGCACTCCAGAGGAACCCCTCGTGTGttttagagaagcagagtcAGACGGGGACTCTGATCCAACGACATGTTTAGGACCAGTGAGTGAAGAGAACTCCATGGACTCTGCAGAGACTGACGACAGTGATTTAAAGTGGACTCAAACAAGCGGTCAGTCGGGTTCAGACGGTCAGAAACACAGTGAAGCTGCTGAGAGCGACTTAGGATCTCCAGAGAAGGAGCGGCCTTTCCCGTGCTCGTACTGCGGGAAGAGATTCAGCCTGAAGGGGAATCTTAACCGACACATCAGAGACCACACTGGAGAGAGACCATTCCCCTGCAGCAGCTGTGAGAAATCCTTCAAAGACAGCGGATCTCTAACGGCTCACATGAGGTGTCACACCGGAGAGCAGCCGTACAGCTGCCTGTTCTGTGGGAAGAACTTCAGTGGGCGAGGGAACATGACCCGACATATGAGGATCCACACTGGTGAGAAACCCTTCACCTGCACCCTCTGCAGTAAGAGTTTTCACGTCAAAGAACACCTGAACCGCCACATCAAGTACCACACTGgggagaaacccttcagctgctccgTATGTGGGAAAGGATGTGCCCAGAAAACAGACCTGAAGAAACACATGAGGGTTCACACTGGGGAGAAACCGTTCAGCTGTCCATTCTGCGGGAAATGCTGTGCTGAGAAAGGAGATCTGACCAAACACATGAGGGTCCACACCGGAGAGAAACCGTTCAGCTGCAACATCTGTGGGAAAAGCTGTGCCCAGAAGGGGAGCCTGAAAATTCACATGAGAgttcacacaggggagaaaccattcAGCTGTTTGGTCTGTGGGAAACGTTTCACTGTGACCGGACATCTGAAGAGACACATGAAGCTGCACATGGCAGCTGATGGTCAGGAGGCGGAGCCTACAGAGACAGAGCCAACCAAAGGACAACAGGAAGTGGGGTCTGTTGATCTGATTAAGACATAG
- the LOC121523756 gene encoding NLR family CARD domain-containing protein 3-like gives MERKSPDSAEPSCVSMKSDRSIGRIIDFRQSADERFRMERKSPDSAEPSCVSMKSDRSIGRIIDFRQSADERVQLEPSEFFRDQSKQQKPELDSIFLLLEENIIIFVKKELKRFQKALSQDNPECPSEDEEVLVRGDEEQRSREAFLKITENFLRRMKQYELVDYLRNRSSASVCRQKLKSNLKQKFRCVFEGIAKAGNPTLLNQIYTELYITEGGTGEVNEEHEVRQIETTSRKADRAETTIRQEDIFKAPPGRDEPIRTVMTKGVAGIGKTVLTQKFTLDWAEGKANQDIWFTFPFTFRELNLLKEKEFSLVELLHHFFTETKEAGLCRFEDFQVVFIFDGLDECRLPLDFHQTKILSDVRESTSVGVLLTNLIRGNLLPSARLWITTRPAAANQIPPGYVDMVTEVRGFTDPQKEEYFRKRFRDEDQASTIISHIKTSRSLHIMCHIPVFCWITATVLEDLLKTREGGELPKSLTEMFIHFLVVQSKVKSIKFDGGAETDPHWSPESRKMMESLGKLAFEQLQKGNLIFYEPDLRECGIDIRAASVYSGVFTQVFIEERGLYQDTVFCFIHLSVQEFLAALHVHQTFTNSGVNPMEEEQTTSRISKIFRDKPKLRHLHQSSVDQALQSPNGHLDLFLRFLLGLSLTTNQNLLRGLLTQTGSDSETNQETVQYIKTKISEDLSAERSINLFHCLNELKDRSLVKQIQRSLRSGRLSTDKLSPAQWSALVFILLSSEEDLDVFDLKKYSASEEALLRLLPVVKASNKALLSGCNLSERSCGALSSVLSSQSSSLRDLDLSTNHLQDSGVELLSTGLKSPHCRLETLILSGCNLSEGSCGALSSVLSSQSSSLRDLDLSTNHLQDSGVELVSTGLKSPHCRLETLILSGCMVTEEGCSFLALALSWSCLTELDLSYNHPGEPGEKILSALQEDPDCKLETLRLDHGGRHRLKPGLKKYACELEVDTNTVNRNLRLSDNNRTVTWVEGGQSYPDHPDRFDNWPQLLCQTGLTGRCYWEVEWRGVFHVSVSYRGIRRRGNRDECVFGWNDQSWSLRCSDGYSVLHNNRVTKISSSSSSSSGRVGVYLDHPAGSLSFYRVSSGRLIHLHTFNTTFTKPLYPGFGVWHSSPGSSVCLCSV, from the exons ATGGAGAGGAAGAGTCCAGACTCTGCTGAACCCAGCTGTGTGTCCATGAAGAGTGACCGGTCTATTGGTCGTATAATTGACTTCAGACAGTCAGCAGATGAAAG GTTCAGGATGGAGAGGAAGAGTCCAGACTCTGCTGAACCCAGCTGTGTGTCCATGAAGAGTGACCGGTCTATTGGTCGTATAATTGACTTCAGACAGTCAGCAGATGAACG agTTCAGCTGGAACCATCAGAGTTCTTCAGAGATCAGTCCAAACAGCAGAAACCAGAGCTGGACTCCATATTTCTG ctgctggaggagaaCATTATCATCTTTGTGAAGAAGGAACTGAAGAGATTTCAGAAGGCTCTGAGTCAGGATAACCCAGAATGTcccagtgaggatgaggaggtgtTGGTTAGGGGAGATgaagagcagaggagcagagaggctTTTCTGAAGATCACAGAGAACTTCCTGAGGAGAATGAAGCAGTACGAGCTGGTCGACTATCTGAGGAACA GATCTTCTGCTTCAGTATGCCGACAGAAACTCAAGTCTAACCTGAAGCAGAAGTTCCggtgtgtgtttgaggggatCGCTAAAGCAGGAAACCCAACCCTTCTGAATCAGATCTACACAGAGCTCTACATCACTGAGGGAGGGACTGGAGAGGTCAATGAGGAACACGAGGTCCGACAGATTGAAACAACATCCAGgaaagcagacagagcagaaactaccatcagacaggaagacaTCTTTAAAGCTCCACCTGGAAgagatgaaccaatcagaacagTGATGACGAAGGGCGTGGCTGGCATTGGGAAAACAGTCTTAACACAGAAGTTCACTCTGGACTGGGCTGAAGGCAAAGCCAACCAGGACATCTGGTTCACATTTCCATTCACTTTCAGAGAGCTGAATCTGCTGAAAGAGAAAGAGTTCAGCTTGGTGGAGCTCCTTCATCACTTCTTTACTGAAACCAAAGAAGCAGGACTCTGCAGGTTTGAGGACTTCCAGGTGGTCTTCATCTTTGACGGTCTGGATGAGTGTCGACTTCCTCTGGACTTCCACCAAACCAAAATCCTCTCTGATGTCAGAGAGTCCACCTCAGTGGGTGTGCTGCTGACAAACCTCATCAGGGGGAACCTGCTTCCATCTGCTCGCCTCTGGATAACCAcacgacctgcagcagccaatcagatccctccTGGGTATGTTGACATGgtgacagaggtcagagggttCACTGACCCTCAGAAGGAAGAGTACTTCAGGAAGAGGTTCAGAGATGAGGATCAGGCCAGCACAATCATCTCCCACATCAAGACCTCCCGAAGCCTCCACATCATGTGCCACATCCCggtcttctgctggatcactgctacAGTTCTGGAAGATCTGCTGAAgaccagagagggaggagagctgCCCAAGAGCCTGACTGAGATGTTCATCCACTTCCTGGTGGTTCAGTCGAAAGTGAAGAGCATCAAGTTTGATGGAGGAGCTGAGACTGATCCACACTGGAGTCCAGAGAGCAGGAAGATGATGGAGTCCCTGGGTAAGCTGGCttttgagcagctgcagaaaggaaACCTGATCTTCTATGAACCAGACCTGAGAGAGTGTGGCATCGATATCAGAGCAGCCTCAGTGTACTCAGGAGTGTTCACACAGGTGTTTATAGAGGAGAGAGGACTGTACCAGGACACGGTGTTCTGCTTCATCCATCTGAgtgttcaggagtttctggCTGCTCTTCATGTCCATCAGACCTTCACCAACTCTGGAGTCAACCCGATGGAAGAGGAACAAACAACATCCAGGATCTCTAAAATCTTTAGAGACAAGCCTAAACTGAGACATCTCCATCAGAGCTCCGTGGACCAGGCCTTACAGAGTCCTAATGGACACCTGGACCTGTTCCTCCGCTTCCTCCTGGGTCTGTCACTGACCACCAATCAGAATCTCCTACGAGGTCTGCtgacacagacaggaagtgactcAGAGACCAATCAGGAAACAGTCCAGTACATCAAGACAAAGATCAGTGAGgatctgtctgcagagagaAGCATCAACCTGTTCCACTGTCTGAATGAACTGAAGGATCGTTCTCTAGTGAAGCAGATCCAACGGTCCCTGAGATCAGGACGTCTCTCCACAGATAAACTGTCTCCTGCTCAGTGGTCAGCTCTGGTCTTCATCTTACTGTCATCAGAAGAAGATCTGGACGTGTTTGACCTGAAGAAATACTCTGCTTCAGAGGAGGCTCTCCTGAGGCTGCTGCCAGTGGTCAAAGCCTCCAACAAAGCTCT ACTGAGTGGCTGTAACCtctcagagagaagctgtggaGCTCTGTCCTCAGTCCTCAGCTCCCAGTCCTCCAGTCTGAGAGACCTGGACCTGAGTACCAACCacctgcaggattcaggagtggAGCTGCTCTCTACTGGACTAAAGAGTCCACACTGCAGACTGGAAACTCTCAT ACTGAGTGGCTGTAACCTCTCAGAGGGAAGCTGTGGAGCTCTGTCCTCAGTCCTCAGCTCCCAGTCCTCCAGTCTGAGAGACCTGGACCTGAGTACCAACCacctgcaggattcaggagtggAGCTGGTCTCTACTGGACTAAAGAGTCCACACTGCAGACTGGAAACTCTCAT TCTGTCTGGCTGTATGGTCACAGAGGAAGGCTGTTCTTTTCTGGCCTTGGCTCTGAGCTGGTCCTGTCTGAcagagctggacctgagctaCAATCATCCAGGAGAACCAGGAGAGAAAATACTGTCTGCTCTCCAGGAGGATCCAGACTGCAAACTGGAGACACTGAG ACTGGACCATGGGGGGCGGCACAGACTGAAACCAGGTCTGAAGAAGT ACGCCTGTGAGCTGGAAgtggacacaaacacagtgaaCAGAAACCTCAGACTGTCTGACAACAACAGGACGGTTACATGGGTGGAGGGAGGTCAGTCATATCCTGATCATCCAGACAGATTTGATAACTGGCCTCAGCTGCTGTGTCAGACTGGTCTGACTGGTCGCTGTTACTGGGAGGTCGAGTGGAGAGGAGTGTTTCATGTATCAGTGAGTTACAGAGGAATCAGACGGAGAGGAAACAGAGATGAATGTGTGTTTGGATGGAATGATCAGTCCTGGAGTCTGAGGTGCTCTGATGGTTACTCTGTCCTTCACAATAACAGAGTAACAAaaatctcctcctcctcctcttcatcctctggtAGAGTAGGGGTGTATCTGGACCATCCTGCTGGCTCTCTGTCCTTCTACAGAGTCTCCTCTGGCAGACTGATCCACCTCCACACCTTCAACACCACATTCACGAAACCACTCTATCCTGGGTTTGGGGTTTGGCACTCATCTCCAGGTTCTTCAGTGTGTCTGTGTTCTGTGTAG